From Cellulophaga lytica DSM 7489, a single genomic window includes:
- a CDS encoding SusC/RagA family TonB-linked outer membrane protein, giving the protein MKIKLNLTRRQKPKLLVWALFFSFTFGYAQTTEIKGTVIAEGFPIGGVNVIIKGTINGTYTDFDGNYTIKVEKGNTLVYSYVGYKTKEILIADQNNINVTLEPDAAALQEVIVIGYGTQKKKEVTGAVVNISNDVIDKTATSDLGTALQGQVAGVNIQASSGRPGEAANVQIRGLGSVSPNALGPLYVVDGIPYEDNPNISPELISSVDILKDGAAASIYGTRASNGVILITTKKGKSGSIKVDFNTYTSIQDITSGTPLMNTQQQIYAENVMLKALGRDPLIFFFNPDALDYDSDFVGDVQNDGAPIRNYSLGVSGGSENLTLSFNTNYFNQEGILVNSGFDRLTTRFTGEFRKNKFKAFATIGYTNENREQEPWGLYEYSIAQKPWQPPLTGLNSVGGNGVEIPVRNAILYSYLSQQLNNEDDRKTTSVNIATNLQYEFFDGFTYKINLGRNTYDYSRSFFQPQYLVYDKDGLNPTASRENAKLEENYISTERNVIENMFTYKKSFGKHNLNFLAVLSYEDFKSKTLGLGVNFSEESGNSSKTLGAGSDPIAPTSYIDERKLAGKLGRVQYNFDEKYLFSASYRRDGSSRFSEKNRYGDFFGFSTGWNIHEENFFQNVSFVNQFKLRLSYAELGNQNIPSYSYIPSIESGVNYPFGSNESLSFGLTQRRFVDPNIKWETTISKNIGVDLTLLDNKLNITADVYQNDKKDMLLEERLPASAGTYHPNTNLYDTKVINAGNMVNKGIELAASFKNRSKKGDFGYTISATFTKNDNEVTSLNGTTRGYGNGAPSTVLANDIDYTTFLAEGYEAGAFFLVQHDGVIKTQEQLDAYKVIDKSAQLGDMMYKDIDGNNVIDDNDRVYSGSGQADFEAGLSLNLDYKNFDFYIQSYFSKGAEIYNGAKYYAYTQGRHLEQFYMWSPQNPDSDIPTDRQNAIHNNVRSRSDYFLEDGTYFRIRNISLGYTLKDLPAFGLNSARIYVSATNPFTFTEYTGYDPEVGGDGIFTRGIDKGNYPVARQFLLGVQLHF; this is encoded by the coding sequence ATGAAAATTAAACTTAATTTAACAAGAAGGCAAAAACCCAAGTTACTCGTTTGGGCATTGTTCTTCAGTTTTACCTTTGGGTATGCACAAACTACTGAAATAAAAGGTACCGTTATTGCAGAAGGTTTCCCTATTGGAGGCGTAAATGTAATAATTAAAGGCACAATTAATGGTACTTATACAGATTTTGATGGTAATTATACAATTAAAGTAGAAAAAGGAAATACACTGGTTTACAGCTATGTTGGTTACAAAACCAAAGAAATTTTAATAGCAGACCAAAATAACATTAATGTAACTTTAGAGCCAGATGCTGCTGCTTTACAAGAAGTTATAGTTATTGGTTACGGTACTCAAAAGAAAAAAGAAGTTACTGGTGCTGTAGTAAATATTAGTAATGATGTAATAGATAAAACAGCAACATCTGATCTTGGTACTGCTTTGCAAGGGCAAGTAGCAGGTGTTAATATACAAGCCAGCAGCGGTAGACCTGGTGAGGCAGCAAACGTACAAATTAGGGGTTTAGGCTCTGTAAGCCCAAATGCACTAGGTCCTTTATATGTTGTAGATGGTATTCCTTATGAAGATAACCCAAATATATCTCCAGAACTTATTTCCTCTGTAGATATTTTAAAAGATGGTGCAGCAGCATCAATATATGGTACTAGAGCATCTAATGGGGTTATTTTAATTACTACAAAAAAGGGAAAATCTGGTAGTATAAAAGTAGATTTTAATACCTATACAAGTATACAAGATATTACATCTGGTACACCTTTAATGAATACCCAACAACAAATTTATGCAGAAAATGTTATGCTAAAAGCATTGGGTCGTGATCCGTTAATATTCTTTTTTAATCCAGATGCTTTAGATTATGACTCAGACTTTGTTGGTGATGTTCAAAATGATGGTGCACCAATAAGAAACTACAGCTTAGGTGTTTCTGGTGGTAGTGAAAATTTAACGTTAAGTTTTAACACAAATTACTTTAACCAAGAAGGTATTTTAGTTAATTCTGGTTTTGATAGATTAACAACTCGTTTTACCGGAGAATTTAGAAAAAATAAATTTAAAGCATTTGCTACCATTGGTTACACTAATGAAAACAGAGAACAAGAGCCTTGGGGATTATATGAATATTCTATTGCTCAAAAACCCTGGCAACCGCCTTTAACTGGTTTAAACAGCGTTGGCGGTAATGGTGTAGAAATACCTGTGCGTAACGCCATATTATACAGTTACTTGTCTCAGCAACTTAATAATGAAGACGACCGTAAAACTACAAGTGTAAATATTGCTACCAATTTACAGTATGAGTTTTTTGATGGGTTTACCTATAAAATAAACCTAGGTAGAAATACGTATGATTATAGTCGATCTTTTTTTCAACCACAATATTTAGTGTATGATAAAGATGGTTTAAACCCTACCGCATCTAGAGAAAATGCAAAATTAGAAGAAAACTATATTTCTACAGAAAGAAACGTTATTGAAAATATGTTTACCTATAAAAAATCTTTTGGAAAACATAACTTAAACTTTTTAGCAGTTTTGTCTTATGAAGATTTTAAATCTAAAACATTAGGTTTAGGTGTTAACTTTAGTGAGGAATCTGGTAATAGCTCTAAAACTTTAGGTGCTGGTAGTGATCCAATTGCTCCTACATCATACATAGACGAAAGAAAATTAGCTGGTAAATTAGGAAGAGTACAATATAATTTTGATGAAAAATACTTGTTTTCTGCTAGTTACAGAAGAGATGGGTCTTCTCGTTTTTCTGAAAAAAATAGGTATGGAGACTTTTTTGGTTTTTCTACCGGCTGGAACATTCATGAAGAAAACTTTTTTCAAAATGTATCTTTTGTAAACCAGTTTAAACTTAGGCTTAGTTATGCTGAGTTAGGCAATCAAAACATACCTTCATACTCATACATACCATCTATAGAAAGTGGTGTTAATTACCCTTTTGGTAGTAATGAGTCTTTAAGTTTTGGACTAACACAAAGAAGGTTTGTAGATCCTAATATTAAATGGGAAACTACTATATCTAAAAACATTGGTGTAGACCTTACTTTATTAGATAATAAGCTTAATATTACTGCAGACGTCTATCAAAACGACAAAAAAGATATGCTTTTAGAAGAGCGTTTACCAGCATCTGCAGGTACTTACCATCCTAACACTAATTTGTACGATACTAAAGTTATAAATGCTGGTAATATGGTTAATAAGGGTATAGAGTTAGCTGCTAGTTTTAAAAACAGATCTAAAAAAGGAGATTTTGGCTATACTATTAGCGCTACGTTTACTAAAAACGATAATGAGGTAACTAGCCTTAATGGCACAACAAGAGGCTATGGTAACGGAGCTCCTTCTACTGTTTTAGCTAATGATATAGATTATACTACTTTTTTAGCAGAAGGTTATGAGGCCGGTGCCTTTTTCTTAGTACAACATGATGGTGTTATTAAAACACAAGAGCAGTTAGATGCTTACAAAGTAATTGATAAAAGTGCACAGTTAGGAGATATGATGTACAAAGATATAGATGGCAATAATGTTATAGATGACAATGACCGTGTGTATTCTGGATCTGGACAAGCAGATTTTGAAGCTGGTTTAAGCTTAAATTTAGATTATAAAAACTTTGACTTCTATATTCAATCTTATTTCTCTAAAGGAGCAGAAATTTATAACGGAGCTAAATACTACGCGTATACTCAGGGCAGACATTTAGAGCAATTTTATATGTGGAGTCCGCAAAACCCAGATTCTGATATTCCAACAGACAGGCAAAACGCTATACACAACAATGTTAGATCTAGGTCTGACTATTTTTTAGAAGATGGTACTTATTTTAGAATTAGAAACATTAGCCTTGGCTACACACTTAAAGACCTACCTGCATTTGGACTAAATTCTGCAAGAATTTACGTTTCTGCAACTAACCCATTTACGTTTACAGAGTACACAGGATATGATCCTGAGGTTGGTGGTGATGGCATATTTACTAGAGGAATTGATAAAGGTAACTACCCAGTTGCAAGACAATTTTTACTTGGAGTGCAATTGCACTTTTAA
- a CDS encoding tetratricopeptide repeat protein produces MFTILKLKTGIKLAITVLIALNTITAFCQDNRQNKDFLKLARELAHKKPDSSAYYFNQEIELDLKNKDTVSAIKTLKELSILYSHNLNYSKSYDGYWKALLLADKIKHNELTADIYQEIGWLYSFYKRDEKALEYFNKSIKLRKKQFAKNESNAHFIASDYFSIVNLYRGNKNYKKAAQYLDSCVYYQAKLSPKITSYYIIAEQAYLDAVNGNYNLAINKLNKCKEHFKHTDKTYLSVIHSLTADVYKMMKEYDKSILNYKASINLSENNKSHLNYKIKDYEGLKDVYVDLKNYKEAYYYLDKETALNNKIFGTTSENSKHLLEIKDNYRLEKEKQKDAMQKQLIANYEQEDKIWLLKSIILIILIISLVFYGIVLVKQIKNKHKNEKQIIAEKQKLKTQKTNEVLELKNKELTQAALRLIEKDEFIAGLQKKIETAGENVNKKVVLRALKTFQGTPSKNWTEFEARFTTINQSFYENLRIKYPKLSQTDQKICALVKLNFPSKDMSKLLGISVESVHTSRYRLRKKLGLKREDNLEDFISRF; encoded by the coding sequence ATGTTTACCATACTTAAATTAAAAACCGGGATTAAACTAGCAATTACAGTGTTAATTGCACTAAACACCATAACTGCTTTTTGCCAAGACAATAGACAAAATAAAGATTTTTTAAAATTAGCAAGAGAACTAGCTCATAAAAAACCTGACAGTTCTGCTTATTATTTTAATCAAGAAATAGAGTTAGATCTAAAAAATAAAGACACTGTTTCTGCCATAAAAACGTTAAAAGAATTATCTATATTATATTCTCATAATTTAAATTATAGTAAATCTTATGATGGTTACTGGAAAGCACTTTTACTTGCTGATAAAATTAAACACAATGAACTAACTGCAGATATCTACCAAGAAATAGGTTGGTTATATAGTTTTTATAAGCGTGATGAGAAAGCTTTAGAATATTTTAATAAAAGTATTAAACTCAGAAAAAAACAATTTGCAAAAAATGAATCTAATGCACATTTTATTGCCAGTGACTATTTTTCTATTGTAAACCTATACAGAGGAAATAAAAACTATAAAAAAGCTGCACAATACTTAGACTCCTGTGTTTATTACCAAGCAAAACTAAGTCCAAAAATAACTAGCTACTATATTATTGCAGAACAAGCCTACTTAGATGCTGTTAATGGCAATTATAACCTTGCCATTAATAAGTTAAACAAATGTAAAGAGCATTTTAAACATACAGATAAAACATACTTAAGCGTTATACACAGCCTAACTGCAGATGTTTATAAAATGATGAAAGAGTATGACAAAAGTATTTTAAACTACAAAGCCTCTATAAATCTTTCCGAAAACAATAAAAGTCATTTAAACTATAAAATAAAAGATTACGAAGGACTTAAAGATGTTTATGTTGATTTAAAAAATTACAAAGAAGCTTACTACTATCTAGATAAAGAAACTGCTTTAAATAATAAAATATTTGGCACAACTAGTGAAAATAGCAAGCATCTTTTAGAAATTAAAGATAATTACAGGTTAGAAAAAGAAAAACAAAAAGATGCAATGCAAAAGCAGTTAATTGCTAATTATGAACAAGAAGACAAAATTTGGCTTTTAAAATCTATCATCTTAATAATACTTATAATATCATTAGTTTTTTACGGTATAGTCTTAGTAAAACAAATAAAAAACAAGCATAAAAACGAAAAACAAATTATTGCTGAAAAACAAAAGTTAAAAACCCAAAAGACCAATGAGGTTTTAGAGCTAAAAAACAAAGAGCTTACACAAGCTGCCTTACGTTTAATTGAAAAAGATGAATTTATTGCCGGACTACAAAAGAAAATAGAAACTGCCGGAGAAAATGTAAACAAAAAAGTTGTGCTAAGAGCACTAAAAACTTTTCAGGGTACACCCAGTAAAAACTGGACAGAGTTTGAAGCACGATTTACAACTATAAATCAGAGTTTTTACGAAAATCTCAGAATTAAATACCCTAAACTAAGCCAAACAGATCAGAAAATATGCGCTTTAGTTAAGCTAAATTTCCCTAGTAAAGATATGTCTAAACTATTAGGCATTTCTGTAGAAAGTGTGCACACATCTAGGTACAGACTACGCAAAAAACTAGGTTTAAAAAGAGAAGACAATCTAGAAGATTTTATAAGCAGGTTTTAA
- a CDS encoding DUF6134 family protein encodes MIKNILLLVFLGGLIAKNNTVNTVLHFDILHKNKVVGNLQATKTIEDGLTTYHSFTHIQAKILTTINVKYTYNVVFNNKELNKADVSIMLNNKVYAETSTERSNKEYKITKNKKVSTFKEPITFTTVQLYFTEPLHITACYSEQDAAMNTLVYLGNHKYKKVNAKGNENIYTYKNGVLYEASIDGGLINFTMKIKD; translated from the coding sequence ATGATTAAAAACATATTACTATTAGTGTTTTTAGGAGGATTAATTGCAAAAAATAATACTGTAAATACGGTTTTACATTTTGATATACTTCATAAAAATAAAGTAGTAGGTAATTTACAGGCAACAAAAACTATTGAAGATGGTTTAACCACATACCATAGTTTTACCCATATACAAGCTAAAATTTTAACAACAATAAATGTAAAATATACCTATAATGTGGTTTTTAACAATAAGGAACTTAACAAAGCAGATGTAAGTATTATGCTAAACAATAAAGTTTATGCAGAAACCAGTACAGAACGTAGTAATAAAGAGTATAAAATAACCAAAAACAAAAAGGTTAGTACATTTAAGGAGCCTATAACATTTACTACTGTGCAATTATATTTTACAGAACCTTTGCATATAACAGCGTGTTACTCTGAGCAAGATGCAGCTATGAATACTTTAGTTTATTTAGGAAATCATAAATACAAAAAAGTAAACGCCAAAGGCAATGAGAATATTTATACCTATAAAAATGGTGTTTTATATGAGGCTAGTATAGATGGTGGGCTAATTAATTTTACAATGAAAATTAAAGATTAA